From a single bacterium genomic region:
- a CDS encoding pirin — protein sequence MARILVQATFPHSRPHKGPNPHAFERVNGRFTLYMNAPPSVGLPYGSYPRLALAWLSTEAVRTRSLELELGPTFSSFMYKLGLMPVTGKRGTTSRLRDQLHRLFSTTIRCTYSDEDEGHSAGVGYTIAHKHQLWWSPRDPEQQPLWNSVVVLSSEFYDELVAHAVPIGLRALKALKGSPLALDIYSWLTYRMSYLRKPCLIPWEALQTQFGADYGRLRDFKKK from the coding sequence ATGGCCCGGATCCTCGTCCAGGCTACCTTCCCCCACAGCCGGCCCCACAAAGGTCCAAACCCGCACGCGTTCGAACGCGTCAACGGTCGCTTCACTCTCTACATGAACGCTCCGCCGTCGGTCGGGCTCCCCTACGGCTCGTATCCGCGGCTCGCCCTGGCCTGGCTCTCCACCGAGGCCGTTCGAACGCGGAGTCTCGAACTCGAGCTCGGCCCCACGTTCTCGAGCTTCATGTACAAGCTCGGCCTCATGCCTGTCACCGGCAAGCGAGGGACGACGTCGCGCCTACGCGACCAGCTCCACCGGCTCTTCTCCACCACGATTCGGTGCACTTACTCCGACGAGGATGAGGGTCACTCCGCTGGCGTTGGCTACACCATCGCCCACAAGCACCAGCTCTGGTGGTCGCCGCGAGATCCCGAGCAACAGCCACTCTGGAACTCGGTCGTCGTATTGAGCTCTGAGTTCTACGACGAGCTCGTCGCCCACGCCGTGCCGATCGGCCTCCGCGCTCTCAAGGCTCTCAAGGGCTCACCGTTGGCCCTCGACATCTACTCGTGGCTCACGTACCGCATGAGCTACCTCCGCAAGCCGTGCCTAATCCCCTGGGAGGCTCTGCAGACCCAATTCGGCGCGGACTACGGACGGCTGCGGGACTTCAAGAAGAAGTT
- a CDS encoding DUF1858 domain-containing protein, whose product MSEAGLSIDPDTKVATLLDHYPELEDVLIAMAPPFKKLKNPILRKSVARVASLRQAAAVAGLSVGEVVNALRRAIGQETIEEDSTSVEVAYFGDRPEWFDPARVVHSIDERQVDPETMPLTTVMGEAKRLQPGQILVLVTNFLPAPGIDIIRKKGYRVWTVREGAELIKTYISTP is encoded by the coding sequence ATGAGCGAGGCAGGTCTTTCCATCGATCCCGACACCAAGGTGGCGACACTGCTCGACCACTATCCGGAGCTGGAGGATGTGCTCATTGCCATGGCTCCGCCCTTTAAGAAATTGAAGAATCCGATTCTCAGGAAGAGCGTCGCGAGGGTCGCCTCCCTGAGGCAGGCGGCGGCGGTAGCAGGTTTGTCGGTCGGAGAAGTGGTCAATGCCCTGCGACGAGCGATCGGCCAGGAGACGATCGAGGAGGATTCGACCTCGGTCGAGGTCGCCTACTTCGGTGATCGGCCCGAGTGGTTCGATCCGGCGAGAGTGGTGCACTCCATCGACGAGCGGCAGGTCGATCCCGAGACCATGCCGCTCACCACGGTTATGGGGGAAGCCAAGCGGCTGCAGCCGGGCCAGATTCTGGTGTTGGTCACGAACTTTCTCCCGGCTCCCGGGATCGACATCATCAGGAAGAAGGGCTACCGCGTCTGGACTGTTCGCGAAGGCGCCGAGCTGATCAAGACCTACATCTCGACCCCCTGA
- a CDS encoding DtxR family transcriptional regulator: MNTQLVESVQALAVAVVFAAAAVVLFWPARGLLWRWLRALRATEKVLIEDALKHLFDSEYKARVPNLQSLSGALAVSGNRAAEILHRLEERELVTGVEGGYRLTAGGRSYALRIVRSHRLWERFLSDHTGLEPEAWHNEAELREHETSPEEANALAARLGHPRYDPHGDPIPTAGGEIVAPQGKPLNELPVGELAEIVHVEDEPAAIYAQLLAEGLHPGMRIRVSESSPQRIRFEADAEEHVLAPIFAANLSVQVLPKKEDMLGPFERLSALAIGESGTVIGLSPELRGSARRRILDLGVIPGTVVSTEIRSPSGDPVGYRIRGAVIALRREQADQIRIERRPSEQAIAS, encoded by the coding sequence GTGAATACTCAACTTGTGGAATCGGTGCAGGCGCTGGCGGTCGCGGTGGTGTTCGCCGCCGCTGCCGTCGTCCTCTTCTGGCCCGCGCGCGGTCTTCTCTGGCGCTGGCTGCGCGCCCTGCGCGCCACTGAAAAGGTCCTCATCGAAGACGCGCTCAAGCACCTGTTCGATAGCGAGTACAAGGCCCGGGTGCCCAACCTCCAGAGCCTCTCCGGGGCCCTTGCGGTTTCCGGTAATCGCGCTGCAGAGATCCTCCACCGGCTGGAGGAACGCGAGCTCGTCACCGGGGTGGAGGGCGGGTACCGGCTCACTGCCGGCGGACGAAGCTACGCGCTGCGGATCGTTCGTAGCCATCGCTTATGGGAGCGATTCCTTTCCGATCACACCGGCCTCGAGCCCGAGGCCTGGCATAATGAGGCCGAGCTTCGCGAGCATGAGACCAGCCCCGAGGAGGCCAACGCCCTCGCGGCCCGGTTGGGACACCCCCGCTACGATCCGCACGGCGACCCGATTCCGACCGCCGGCGGCGAGATCGTGGCGCCCCAGGGCAAGCCCCTGAATGAGCTGCCTGTCGGCGAGCTGGCCGAGATCGTCCATGTCGAGGATGAGCCGGCCGCGATCTACGCCCAGCTGCTGGCGGAGGGGCTCCATCCGGGCATGCGCATCCGGGTTTCGGAATCGTCGCCGCAGCGGATTCGTTTCGAAGCGGACGCCGAAGAGCACGTCCTGGCGCCGATCTTCGCCGCCAATCTGTCGGTGCAGGTCCTTCCCAAGAAAGAAGACATGCTGGGTCCCTTTGAGAGGCTCTCCGCGCTCGCGATCGGCGAGAGCGGGACGGTGATCGGGCTGTCGCCGGAGCTCAGGGGATCGGCACGACGACGCATCCTAGATCTGGGTGTCATCCCCGGCACCGTTGTCAGCACCGAGATACGCAGCCCTTCGGGCGATCCCGTCGGCTACCGCATCCGCGGGGCAGTCATCGCGTTGCGCCGCGAGCAGGCGGATCAGATTCGCATTGAGCGCAGGCCGTCGGAACAGGCCATCGCATCATGA
- the feoB gene encoding ferrous iron transport protein B gives MSHAGADCATCPAHHLPNLVKLGVDMENFDYVVALAGNPNTGKSTVFNALTGLRQHTGNWPGKTVVRAEGGFSAAADRYKLVDLPGTYSLLSASLDEEIARDFILFGKPDVTVIVVDATRLERNLNLVLQVLEITDRAVVCLNLMDEVRRRGLLIDERRLARDLGVPVVPTTARYGEGLQELLAAIREVATGATVCKPHRAGSRPPALGRAVRHHSTAIRNHYPDLSNAQWVALRLLDGDPRIGEAVESGALGELQESSETLALDHEDTDLPARAGESSRHPLLAAARQLRWQVGKDFHQKLMESIYAEAVRLTDRSVTRSGEKPRFDWDRTLDRLVTSRTFGFPLMLLILTVVFWVTIAGANIPSAMLATLLIDTIHPLLKAGAAAIGLPWWLDGVLVDGMYLATAWVVAVMLPPMAIFFPLFTLLEDFGYLPRVAFNLDRLFKRVGAHGKQALTMSMGWGCNAAAILSTRIIDSPRERLIAIITNNFALCNGRWPTQILIASIFVGGLVPAHLAGFLSALSVVAIAVLGVVLTFVTSWLLSRTILRGEVSTFDLELPPYRPPRILRTLYNSIIDRTLIVLWRAVIFALPAGAAIWLFANITVNDSSLAQWSILALEPLGFLLGLSGMVLLAYIIAIPANEIVIPTILMLTVLVLGADGIGAGTGVMFELDSEVATAELLRAGGWTLLMAVNLMLFSLIHNPCSTTLYTIWKETRSAKWTTISALLPLAMGFATCFLVAQVWRIVTAL, from the coding sequence ATGAGTCACGCCGGCGCGGATTGCGCGACCTGTCCGGCCCATCACCTCCCCAACCTCGTCAAGTTGGGCGTGGACATGGAGAACTTCGACTACGTGGTGGCTCTGGCGGGCAATCCCAACACCGGCAAGAGTACCGTCTTCAACGCGCTGACGGGCTTGAGGCAGCACACCGGCAACTGGCCCGGAAAAACGGTCGTTCGCGCCGAAGGCGGTTTTTCCGCCGCCGCCGACCGCTACAAACTCGTCGATCTTCCCGGAACGTACTCGCTTCTGTCGGCAAGTCTCGACGAAGAGATTGCCCGCGATTTCATCCTCTTTGGAAAGCCGGACGTCACCGTCATTGTCGTCGATGCGACCCGGCTCGAGCGCAACTTGAACCTGGTGCTCCAGGTTCTGGAGATCACCGATCGCGCCGTCGTCTGTCTCAATCTGATGGACGAGGTGCGGCGGCGCGGTCTCCTGATCGACGAACGGCGATTGGCTCGTGATCTCGGTGTTCCGGTCGTTCCGACGACAGCGCGATACGGTGAGGGTTTGCAGGAGCTTCTGGCTGCCATTCGCGAAGTCGCGACCGGCGCGACCGTGTGCAAACCGCACCGCGCGGGAAGTCGCCCGCCTGCTCTCGGGCGAGCCGTCCGCCACCACTCCACGGCGATTCGCAATCACTACCCAGACCTCTCCAACGCTCAGTGGGTAGCCCTTCGACTCCTCGATGGCGATCCCAGGATCGGCGAGGCAGTCGAGAGCGGCGCGCTCGGCGAACTGCAGGAGAGCTCCGAAACGCTAGCTCTCGATCACGAAGATACTGACCTCCCGGCCCGCGCCGGCGAATCGTCTCGACACCCGCTCTTGGCGGCTGCCCGTCAGCTACGTTGGCAGGTAGGCAAGGACTTCCACCAGAAGCTCATGGAGTCGATCTACGCCGAAGCCGTTCGGTTGACCGACCGATCCGTCACCCGCAGCGGAGAGAAGCCTCGATTCGACTGGGATCGGACTCTGGATCGCCTGGTGACCAGCCGTACCTTCGGTTTCCCGTTGATGCTTCTGATTCTGACCGTCGTTTTCTGGGTCACCATCGCTGGCGCCAACATCCCGTCGGCAATGCTGGCGACCCTGCTGATTGACACCATCCATCCTCTGCTCAAGGCTGGGGCCGCCGCCATCGGGCTTCCCTGGTGGTTGGACGGCGTTCTGGTCGACGGCATGTACCTGGCTACAGCCTGGGTCGTTGCCGTGATGCTGCCGCCGATGGCCATCTTCTTTCCGCTGTTCACGTTGCTCGAGGATTTCGGTTACCTGCCGCGCGTCGCCTTCAATCTGGATCGACTGTTCAAGCGGGTCGGCGCCCACGGCAAACAAGCTCTCACCATGAGCATGGGCTGGGGCTGTAACGCAGCGGCCATCCTTTCGACCCGCATCATCGACTCGCCACGCGAGCGCTTGATCGCCATCATTACCAACAACTTCGCCCTCTGTAACGGCCGTTGGCCGACGCAGATCCTGATTGCTTCGATCTTCGTCGGCGGTCTGGTGCCGGCGCACCTCGCCGGCTTCCTCTCGGCGCTATCGGTCGTCGCGATCGCGGTTCTGGGCGTGGTGCTCACATTCGTCACCTCATGGCTGCTGTCGCGGACGATCCTGCGCGGCGAGGTCTCGACCTTCGACCTCGAGCTGCCGCCGTACCGGCCGCCCCGGATTCTGCGCACTCTCTACAACTCGATCATCGATCGCACGTTGATCGTGCTGTGGCGGGCAGTGATCTTTGCACTGCCAGCAGGAGCTGCGATCTGGCTGTTTGCCAACATCACCGTGAACGATTCGAGTCTCGCTCAGTGGAGCATCCTTGCCCTCGAACCGCTCGGATTCCTTCTGGGTCTGTCGGGAATGGTTCTTCTCGCCTACATCATTGCCATCCCGGCCAACGAGATCGTCATCCCGACGATTCTGATGCTCACCGTTCTGGTGCTCGGCGCAGATGGCATCGGCGCCGGAACCGGCGTCATGTTCGAGCTCGACTCGGAGGTAGCCACCGCCGAGCTTCTACGTGCCGGCGGTTGGACGCTCTTGATGGCGGTCAACCTCATGCTCTTCAGTCTCATCCACAATCCGTGCTCGACGACCCTCTACACGATCTGGAAAGAGACCAGGAGCGCCAAATGGACGACGATCTCCGCACTCCTGCCGTTGGCGATGGGCTTTGCAACCTGTTTCCTCGTCGCTCAGGTGTGGAGGATCGTCACCGCTCTCTAG
- a CDS encoding TonB-dependent receptor, with translation MTRPRESQTCKLLLAGVLLAVQLTEAPVARAQNEEETPGQTESKEKPEAEFRQEIVVTSTHPELPSAIEIPGSEIQAVSDQDLAEAMRRQDGLDAIRRGPVNLDPNVRGLVETEVGVFVDGTRTFAAGPARMDSDLSHVSPHMVERMQVVKGPYALAWGAGTLAAINLETYRPTFGTGGFNARGGVRYSDNASRTDTFGGIWGTGDSWRFNLLLNSRQGSDYEDGAGNQIPGNYESNESRLNFGFQPNKSMVIDFLIGYQEQSDIDYAGRILDASYFYTRSYGIDLTWNPANDNITEVFAQVYNNRKDHLMNNDEKPTAQPNPNRIPPFGIDVDLPTESNTAGARAHVSWGDGEWSWKAGADFYTVDQTATRSIARRDTGFVVFSDIVWPAAKIEDLGGYFQGVYRQDDFELGGTLRADLVDASAGEVSNFFADNTRGALDQSETNVSVALSARWGLSDNWALTAGVGQAVRTASVLERYSDRFPSAKFQVAAEFMGDPGIEPETGRQLDIGLQYVASRLTFTINGFYRVIDDYITVMPDPDLPRRLPLSPPVVFRYITGDEAEVVGGEFQLTHAVSDWVSWRAGISYLDGEDTFFNEPLFGLPPPSARLGVRFGPPNERYWLDLGGLLVDAQDDVAASRLEQPSAGYGVVDLMGGYQIGNGLNLRLGVENVGDKRYVNHLNSLNPFTRDRIPEMGRNIVVAIEYRP, from the coding sequence GTGACAAGACCGCGTGAGTCGCAGACCTGCAAGCTCCTCCTCGCCGGAGTGCTGCTAGCCGTCCAGCTCACGGAGGCACCCGTCGCGCGGGCCCAGAACGAAGAGGAGACCCCAGGCCAGACAGAGAGCAAAGAGAAACCCGAAGCCGAGTTTCGCCAGGAGATCGTGGTGACCTCGACACATCCGGAGCTTCCCTCGGCGATCGAGATCCCAGGCAGCGAAATTCAGGCAGTGTCCGACCAGGACCTCGCCGAGGCGATGCGGCGTCAGGATGGCCTCGACGCCATTCGACGAGGACCGGTCAACCTCGATCCGAACGTCCGCGGACTGGTCGAGACCGAGGTGGGCGTCTTCGTCGACGGCACACGGACCTTCGCGGCCGGCCCCGCGCGCATGGATTCGGATCTTAGCCACGTCAGCCCCCACATGGTGGAGCGGATGCAGGTGGTCAAGGGTCCGTATGCGCTGGCCTGGGGCGCGGGCACGCTCGCTGCCATCAACCTCGAGACCTACCGACCGACCTTTGGCACCGGTGGGTTCAATGCCCGAGGAGGGGTCCGCTACAGCGACAACGCGTCCAGAACCGACACCTTCGGCGGCATCTGGGGAACCGGTGACAGCTGGCGCTTCAACCTGCTGCTCAATTCGCGCCAAGGGAGCGACTACGAGGACGGCGCCGGTAACCAGATTCCTGGAAACTACGAGTCCAACGAAAGTCGCCTCAACTTTGGTTTCCAGCCCAACAAAAGCATGGTAATCGATTTCCTGATCGGTTATCAGGAACAGAGCGACATCGACTATGCGGGCCGGATCCTCGACGCGAGCTACTTCTACACACGCTCCTACGGCATCGATCTGACCTGGAACCCGGCAAACGACAACATCACGGAGGTCTTCGCACAGGTCTACAACAACCGTAAGGACCACTTGATGAACAACGATGAGAAGCCGACCGCCCAGCCGAACCCGAATCGAATCCCACCGTTCGGCATCGACGTGGATCTGCCCACGGAGTCCAACACGGCGGGCGCGAGAGCGCACGTCAGCTGGGGCGACGGGGAGTGGAGCTGGAAGGCCGGGGCCGACTTCTACACAGTCGACCAAACCGCCACCCGAAGCATCGCCCGGCGTGACACCGGCTTCGTGGTTTTCAGCGATATCGTCTGGCCGGCTGCGAAGATCGAGGATCTCGGAGGCTACTTTCAGGGCGTCTATCGCCAGGACGACTTCGAGCTCGGTGGCACTCTCAGGGCGGATCTCGTTGACGCTTCGGCGGGCGAGGTCTCGAACTTCTTCGCGGACAACACGCGTGGCGCGCTCGATCAGAGTGAGACCAACGTCAGTGTCGCCTTGAGCGCCCGTTGGGGTCTGTCGGACAACTGGGCGTTGACCGCCGGTGTCGGTCAGGCGGTGCGAACAGCCAGCGTGCTCGAGCGCTACTCCGATCGCTTTCCGTCGGCCAAGTTCCAGGTGGCGGCCGAGTTCATGGGTGACCCCGGCATTGAGCCCGAGACCGGTCGGCAGCTCGACATCGGACTGCAGTACGTCGCATCGAGGTTGACCTTCACGATCAACGGCTTCTATCGGGTGATCGACGACTACATCACAGTGATGCCGGATCCCGATCTGCCGAGGCGACTGCCGCTAAGTCCGCCGGTGGTCTTTCGCTACATTACCGGTGACGAAGCCGAGGTGGTCGGCGGCGAGTTCCAGCTTACCCACGCGGTAAGTGACTGGGTGAGCTGGCGCGCCGGCATCAGCTATCTGGACGGCGAAGACACTTTCTTCAATGAGCCGCTCTTCGGCCTGCCTCCACCGTCGGCGCGCCTCGGCGTCCGTTTCGGACCGCCGAACGAGCGCTACTGGCTCGACCTCGGCGGCCTGCTCGTGGACGCCCAGGACGACGTTGCGGCCTCCCGGTTGGAGCAACCGAGCGCGGGCTACGGTGTTGTCGATCTGATGGGTGGGTACCAAATCGGCAACGGCCTCAACCTCCGACTGGGGGTCGAGAACGTGGGCGACAAGCGGTACGTCAACCATCTCAACTCGCTCAACCCGTTTACCCGGGATCGGATCCCGGAGATGGGGCGGAACATCGTCGTCGCGATCGAGTACAGGCCATAG
- a CDS encoding AraC family transcriptional regulator codes for MSSSDYSRRIGRVVEHIRSNLEADLSLEKLAKVAHFSPYHFHRIFRAATGETLAAFARRARLERAVFLIRAAPERSLSSIALEVGFNTPSDFSRVFRRVYGVSPSSWDCKSRLDGAPDIAVDARRAGAEAPAPALVVSRDPCRLAYLTVRDPWRGGRLAAGYQTLLAAVEGWRNRALIGSSWDSEKSTPLERVTYDLGLVVGPDFEPVGNIAVRELPGVEAVEIHCTSLMQVALAWDYLYTVWLPGSDHEPADLPALKRFRRTPEVLDDAAWDVDCSIALRPQQP; via the coding sequence GTGAGCTCAAGCGACTACAGTCGTCGGATCGGCCGCGTCGTCGAACACATCCGCTCGAACCTCGAGGCCGACCTATCGCTTGAAAAGCTCGCCAAGGTCGCCCACTTCTCGCCGTATCACTTCCACCGGATCTTCCGCGCCGCGACCGGCGAGACCCTCGCGGCGTTTGCCCGACGGGCGCGGCTCGAGCGCGCCGTGTTTCTCATACGCGCGGCTCCCGAGCGCTCGCTCTCGTCGATCGCCCTCGAGGTCGGGTTCAACACGCCATCGGACTTCTCGCGGGTGTTTCGCCGGGTCTACGGGGTTTCGCCCTCGAGCTGGGACTGCAAGAGCCGCCTCGACGGCGCCCCGGACATCGCGGTCGACGCCCGGCGCGCGGGCGCTGAGGCCCCGGCTCCGGCACTGGTCGTCTCGCGCGACCCCTGCCGGCTCGCCTACCTGACCGTCCGCGACCCGTGGCGTGGCGGCCGGCTCGCGGCCGGCTACCAGACGCTCCTTGCGGCGGTCGAGGGCTGGCGCAATCGCGCACTGATCGGCTCGAGCTGGGACTCGGAGAAGAGCACGCCGCTCGAGCGGGTGACCTACGACCTCGGGTTGGTCGTCGGTCCCGACTTCGAGCCGGTCGGCAACATCGCCGTCCGCGAACTCCCGGGGGTCGAGGCGGTCGAGATTCACTGCACCAGCCTGATGCAGGTCGCCCTCGCCTGGGATTACCTCTACACCGTCTGGCTGCCCGGCTCCGACCACGAGCCCGCCGATCTCCCAGCGCTCAAGCGCTTTCGACGGACTCCCGAGGTCCTCGACGACGCGGCCTGGGACGTCGACTGCTCGATCGCCTTGCGCCCCCAGCAGCCCTGA
- a CDS encoding nuclear transport factor 2 family protein — protein sequence MTSQDLVREYLQLITLDGTDFDRLRAILADDFVLEDTLMGTSSADEFVAKLRAFQGPPLKSKPEEIVGDRDRVVALTVLDMMGSEIIYSQWFWLSGGKIQRIRTIYDPRPFLEAAKQ from the coding sequence ATGACCTCCCAAGACCTGGTTCGCGAATACCTCCAGCTGATCACCCTCGACGGCACCGACTTCGATCGGCTCCGCGCCATCCTCGCCGATGACTTCGTCCTCGAAGACACCCTCATGGGTACCTCGAGCGCCGACGAGTTCGTCGCCAAGCTGCGCGCCTTCCAAGGGCCGCCGTTGAAGTCGAAGCCCGAGGAGATCGTCGGCGACCGCGACCGCGTCGTCGCGCTCACTGTACTGGACATGATGGGTAGTGAGATCATCTACTCGCAGTGGTTCTGGCTCAGCGGCGGGAAGATCCAGCGGATCCGGACGATCTATGACCCGCGGCCGTTTCTCGAGGCCGCCAAGCAGTAG
- a CDS encoding type II toxin-antitoxin system HicB family antitoxin, translating into MRTRSREIELGPTFSSLMYKLGLTPVTGLLVADLPDELPPEALPHPLGSAQDSVWLGLRTPAGLQEEVPGPLGRGSLRLPGGRTRESGHRPTSETIQVPCSSQALMSLLVRAYVMKLKIVLEPSEEGGYTAYVPTLPGCISEGDTAEEAMDNIRETIELYLEPVDDDLAGKEGLQVHELIGSPLQGSDSAWPRSS; encoded by the coding sequence GTGCGAACGCGCAGCCGCGAGATCGAGCTCGGGCCGACCTTCTCGAGCTTGATGTACAAGCTCGGCCTGACACCAGTCACCGGCCTACTCGTGGCTGACCTACCGGATGAGCTACCTCCGGAAGCCCTGCCTCATCCCCTGGGAAGCGCTCAAGATTCAGTTTGGCTCGGACTACGGACGCCTGCGGGACTTCAAGAGGAAGTTCCTGGCCCACTTGGTCGAGGTTCTTTACGTCTACCCGGAGGCAGGACTCGCGAATCAGGACACAGGCCTACTTCTGAGACCATCCAAGTCCCATGTTCCTCGCAGGCTTTAATGAGTCTTCTGGTCAGGGCCTACGTAATGAAACTCAAGATCGTCCTAGAGCCAAGCGAAGAGGGCGGCTACACCGCCTATGTTCCAACTCTGCCCGGGTGCATCAGCGAAGGTGACACCGCGGAAGAGGCGATGGACAACATCCGCGAGACAATCGAGCTGTACCTCGAGCCTGTCGATGACGATCTTGCGGGCAAGGAAGGTCTCCAGGTCCACGAGCTGATCGGTTCCCCACTCCAGGGGTCTGACAGCGCCTGGCCGCGCTCGAGCTGA
- a CDS encoding NAD(P)H-binding protein, giving the protein MAQRILVIGATGLLGEPVANGLREVGFAVRVMSRDVGRVRAKFAEPFEAVAGDALKVADVEKALRGCDAVHVSIDHDHEHECVIQVLEAARTQGLQRVTYISGVTVCEENRWFPLVDRKLRSEEAIRASGTEYTIFRPGWFMEMLARFVRDGRVYVFGKPKRRWHFVAVRDLARMVVESYRRPEAANKSFYVHGPEALTVLEAQRSYCRVLHPEIQSFRGTPYWMLRLIARLSRNAQMRIGVEMVSYLEKVGERGDPTEANAILGAPQTTLEQWLRMRSPR; this is encoded by the coding sequence ATGGCACAGCGAATCCTGGTCATCGGCGCGACAGGCTTGCTGGGAGAGCCCGTTGCGAACGGCTTGCGTGAAGTCGGGTTTGCGGTGCGTGTGATGTCACGAGATGTTGGACGCGTCCGCGCCAAGTTCGCCGAACCGTTCGAGGCTGTCGCCGGCGATGCCCTGAAGGTTGCCGATGTCGAGAAAGCGCTCAGGGGCTGCGACGCTGTTCACGTCAGCATCGACCACGACCATGAACACGAATGCGTCATTCAGGTGTTGGAGGCGGCCCGCACTCAGGGGCTCCAACGCGTCACGTACATCTCGGGCGTCACGGTCTGCGAGGAGAACCGCTGGTTCCCGCTGGTGGATCGCAAGCTCCGCTCCGAGGAAGCGATCCGTGCCAGCGGCACTGAGTACACGATTTTTCGCCCGGGCTGGTTCATGGAGATGCTGGCGCGCTTCGTGCGCGACGGTCGGGTCTACGTCTTCGGCAAGCCAAAGCGACGCTGGCACTTCGTGGCGGTCCGGGATTTGGCTCGGATGGTCGTCGAAAGCTACCGGCGCCCGGAAGCGGCCAACAAGTCCTTCTACGTGCACGGACCCGAGGCTCTGACCGTGCTCGAGGCGCAGCGGTCCTACTGCCGTGTCCTCCACCCCGAGATCCAGAGCTTTCGCGGTACCCCGTACTGGATGCTCCGCCTGATCGCCCGGCTCAGCCGCAACGCCCAGATGCGGATAGGGGTCGAGATGGTTTCCTATCTCGAGAAAGTGGGGGAGCGGGGCGACCCGACCGAGGCCAATGCCATTTTGGGGGCTCCGCAGACCACGCTCGAACAGTGGTTACGAATGCGGAGCCCGAGGTAG
- a CDS encoding homocysteine S-methyltransferase, with protein MSRYRNELPQLRGGFFLTDGGIDTDLIFNHGIEIREFATHTLLSDAAGRWAIADYFRPYLALADEVGAGFILNGQTWKAHTWWAADLDSNGEELRWANEDSIAFVAQLRDEFAANEQPIVLNGIIGPRGDSYSPATEITAHQAEEYHAQQIGWLVATEVDMVTAATFGRAEEAVGIVRAAGAAELPIVVSFTVDTNGALPSGRPLAEAIQKVDEATSRAAAYFMVNCAHPDHFFHLLGDSAWARRIRGIRCNASRLGHTELDRRETLDDGDPVELATRYAELRERMPWLVVFGGCCGTDLRHVTEIARVLSG; from the coding sequence GTGAGTCGCTATCGCAATGAGCTGCCCCAGCTTCGCGGCGGGTTTTTCCTCACTGACGGGGGTATCGACACCGACCTGATCTTCAACCACGGGATCGAGATTCGGGAGTTCGCGACCCATACACTGCTGAGCGATGCGGCTGGCCGCTGGGCGATTGCCGACTACTTTCGCCCCTACCTCGCCCTGGCGGATGAGGTTGGAGCAGGCTTCATCCTCAACGGCCAGACCTGGAAGGCCCACACCTGGTGGGCCGCCGATCTGGACAGCAACGGGGAAGAGCTGCGGTGGGCCAACGAGGACTCGATCGCCTTCGTCGCGCAACTGCGCGACGAGTTCGCGGCCAACGAGCAGCCGATTGTCCTCAACGGCATCATCGGACCGCGTGGCGACAGCTACTCGCCGGCCACGGAGATCACGGCGCACCAGGCCGAGGAATACCATGCGCAGCAGATCGGCTGGCTGGTAGCGACCGAGGTCGACATGGTTACAGCGGCGACGTTCGGCCGAGCGGAGGAGGCGGTGGGCATCGTTCGGGCTGCCGGCGCGGCCGAGCTGCCGATCGTTGTCTCCTTCACCGTGGACACAAACGGCGCACTACCGAGCGGCCGGCCGCTGGCCGAGGCGATCCAGAAGGTCGACGAGGCCACCTCGAGAGCGGCCGCCTACTTCATGGTGAACTGCGCCCACCCCGATCACTTCTTCCACCTGCTGGGGGACTCGGCCTGGGCTCGCCGTATCCGCGGCATCCGCTGCAACGCCTCGCGGCTGGGTCACACCGAGCTCGACCGGCGCGAGACCCTCGACGACGGAGACCCCGTCGAGCTCGCCACCCGCTACGCCGAGCTCAGGGAGCGCATGCCGTGGCTCGTCGTCTTCGGTGGCTGCTGCGGCACGGACCTGCGCCACGTGACGGAGATCGCCCGCGTCCTGTCCGGGTGA